The following coding sequences are from one Culex quinquefasciatus strain JHB chromosome 1, VPISU_Cqui_1.0_pri_paternal, whole genome shotgun sequence window:
- the LOC119765178 gene encoding uncharacterized protein LOC119765178: MSKSVDIFNLSPIIYRVLTLAYVVLDLVGSILLLVFRKDLVERYNVKEYISDENMRIAVFIFGQFWVISNWSLLYGISNRKKLYVKLHLYYTIGVFVGLAVALVLIAFMVLCAMVGMMDKENVDLTNMFGASILVSSGLALLLTIGIGILTLVIAMIKLTLEGLIETFIPIEEAAKVVKEGEDILKEKECIA, translated from the exons ATGTCAAAATCtgtggatattttcaatttgtcTCCGATCATCTATCGAGTACTTACCCTAGCTTATGTCGTTCTGGATCTGGTTGGATCGATTCTACTGCTAGTGTTCCGGAAAGATTTGGTTGAAA GATACAACGTCAAAGAGTATATTTCTGATGAGAACATGCGCATAGCTGTGTTcatttttggtcaattttgggtTATTTCCAATTGGTCCCTCCTGTACGGTATTTCAAAC cgaaaaaagcTTTATGTGAAGCTTCATCTCTACTACACGATTGGAGTATTCGTCGGATTGGCGGTGGCCTTAGTATTGATCGCCTTTATGGTTCTATGCGCAATGGTTGGAATGATGGACAAGGAAAATGTTGACTTAACGAACATGTTCGGCGCGTCGATTTTGGTATCTTCAGGACTGGCACTTTTGCTTACGATTGGTATTGGCATATTGACAT tggtCATTGCAATGATCAAATTGACGCTCGAGGGACTGATTGAAACGTTCATACCAATTGAAGAAGCAGCTAAAGTGGTGAAAGAAGGTGAGGACATTCTGAAGGAGAAGGAATGTATCGCCTAA
- the LOC119765128 gene encoding uncharacterized protein LOC119765128 — MVYRVLGFIYAVASLIGSILFFLSKDDFGSDAQIRQALSFVAVLWLIFNFILIFGLYSSNETYVNAHLQFINFVFITLTAIILYLAYVQNEQNVEVMNVAFFLPSSFKNRVRREVVKDIAGRVLRCLIVLGAVYALIRHILVKVIASIRKEKQQKQGVAILV; from the exons ATGGTTTACCGAGTTTTGGGCTTCATTTACGCTGTTGCGAGCTTAATTGgttcgattttatttttcctATCAAAGGATGATTTTGGATCAG ATGCTCAGATTCGTCAAGCACTTTCGTTCGTTGCTGTTTTGTGGCTGATTTTCAACTTTATCCTTATCTTTGGACTGTATTCA AGTAACGAAACTTACGTTAATGCTCACCTCCAGTTCATCAACTTTGTGTTCATTACGCTCACTGCAATTATATTGTACCTTGCCTATGTGCAAAATGAGCAAAACGTTGAAGTCATGAACGTTGCCTTCTTTCTTCCCTCGTCGTTCAAGAACAGGGTGAGAAGGGAGGTCGTGAAAGATATCGCCGGAAGGGTTTTGCGCTGTTTGATTGTACTTGGTG CCGTTTATGCACTCATCAGACACATACTCGTGAAGGTTATTGCGTCCATCAGAAAGGAAAAGCAGCAGAAGCAAGGGGTAGCCATTTTAGTGTGA
- the LOC119770582 gene encoding uncharacterized protein LOC119770582: protein MVQKFLEVIKPSPRICHVLALIYTVLSLAGSILVLKYRRDWVEKYNEKELITDESTRVIVFLFGLYWLISNGFLLFGFLSNNVTFKKIHLYFVVGLFVGVGGVLLIGFLIGLNFFVRQLDKAETSWLEMTHKSINLFLGMTLFASMIAFTMILCIAAIHYILIGGINPNHKACQFDENLEEKEELDSAGEVEEEKMSA from the exons ATGGTGCAAAAGTTTTTGGAAGTGATCAAGCCCTCTCCGAGGATCTGCCATGTTCTGGCGCTCATTTATACCGTGCTGAGCCTGGCAGGATCAATTTTGGTGCTAAAGTACAGAAGAGATTGGGTTGAGA AATACAATGAAAAGGAGCTTATTACTGATGAGAGTACGCGTGtaattgtgtttctttttggtCTGTATTGGCTGATATCCAATGGATTTCTTCTGTTTGGTTTTTTAtcg aaCAACGTCACTTTCAAGAAAATTCATCTCTACTTCGTAGTCGGGTTATTCGTCGGAGTTGGTGGAGTCCTGCTGATTGgatttttgataggtttgaatttttttgttcgaCAACTGGATAAAGCTGAAACCTCCTGGCTGGAGATGACCCACAAGTCAATTAATCTCTTCTTGGGCATGACACTCTTCGCTTCTATGATTGCCTTCACCATGATTT TATGCATTGCAGCGATCCACTACATTCTCATCGGAGGAATTAATCCAAACCACAAGGCATGCCAATTTGATGAGAATCTGGAGGAAAAAGAAGAGCTGGATAGTGCTGGAGAGGtggaagaagaaaaaatgaGTGCTTGA
- the LOC6052958 gene encoding hyaluronidase Tab y 2.0101, giving the protein MFTTNRCHLLVVLICLGGTNCKPFKVYWNIPTYLCKSYGVDFTDVTSKYGIIQNEKDAFRGEKIAILYEPGHFPALVNKSDGMEEHYGGVPQKGDVEDHLKAFEEVLNKQVLKDFAGVGVIDFEMWRPIYRHNFGLLKVYKNYSEELVKKEHADYSSKVLEEEAAKQYEPAAREFMSRTLALAKKLRPGASWGYYAFPYCFNINGAKDGKEDCAKQIQDENDQLQSWLFNEVKIIFPAVYLQTNLDLENRTKLVGGRVKEAVRVAKLTKADPLPKVLTYMRFVYTDNISKLLEKADWTKILPAMKDNGSDGIILWGSSEDVNTKDNCEKFKKYIDDILGPILKSIQK; this is encoded by the exons ATGTTCACCACAAATAGATGTCATTTGCTAGTAGTCCTAATCTGCTTAGGTGGAACAAATTGCAAACCATTCAAAGTCTACTGGAACATTCCAACGTATTTGTGCAAAAGCTACGGAGTGGATTTCACCGACGTAACTTCCAAGTACGGAATCATCCAAAATGAAAAGGACGCGTTTAGAGGCGAAAAGATTGCGATCCTGTACGAACCCGGGCACTTTCCAGCACTTGTTAATAAAAGTga tgggATGGAAGAACATTACGGAGGTGTTCCCCAGAAAGGGGATGTTGAGGATCACTTGAAGGCGTTCGAGGAAGTTTTGAACAAACAGGTTTTAAAGGATTTCGCTGGTGTTGGCGTGATTGATTTTGAAATGTGGCGTCCCATTTATCGACATAACTTTGGATTGCTGAAAGTGTACAAGAATTATTCGGAGGAACTTGTGAAGAAAGAACATGCAGATTACAGTAGCAAGGTGTTGGAGGAAGAGGCTGCGAAGCAGTACGAACCTGCTGCCAGGGAGTTTATGAGCAGGACGCTTGCGTTAGCGAAAAAACTACGACCAGGTGCGTCTTGGGGATATTACGCCTTTCCGTATTGCTTCAATATAAATGGAGCTAAAGATGGGAAGGAAGATTGTGCCAAGCAGATCCAGGATGAGAACGATCAACTCCAGAGTTGGTTGTTCAATGAAGTGAAGATCATATTCCCGGCAGTGTACCTGCAAACTAATTTGGATCTTGAAAATCGTACGAAACTGGTCGGTGGTCGAGTAAAGGAAGCAGTTCGGGTCGCTAAACTAACCAAGGCTGATCCATTACCGAAGGTTTTGACTTACATGCGTTTTGTCTACACGGACAATATTTCGAAATTATTGGAGAAAGCAGATTGGACCAAAATACTGCCAGCAATGAAGGACAACGGGTCCGACGGGATTATTCTGTGGGGAAGCTCTGAAGACGTCAATACTAAGGACAActgtgaaaagtttaaaaaatatattgatgacATATTAGGACCGATCCTCAAATCTATTCAGAAATAA
- the LOC119765597 gene encoding leucine-rich repeat-containing protein let-4-like isoform X1, with product MLLLQLLLLSSLLLAAATSALTDQLNICQDEFSTKGGFIVHHTNCRDYEDDAALAGAHFDEDHDLWIRNGTIEDIGQLLNGSLYNISKLRISDMAEPGNSPIEVFPIDSGRFSTLELTNDGIAELRIPEADYRLTHLNVARNKLKVLGNVKELKVLKSLTFDGNELEHVSMDDFMEMPELFSISLAGNRIRTITAEQQIMIVKLRALDISDNQLSQLDVTQWKFPQLVSFYMHDNQLSKIVGLRGKFKNVWDISMGGTNRWDCAWFDKVLEYLKQDRKFAMKMFGDPLNCAEESRMEGFICCTNPVDDGENTV from the exons ATGCTCCTCTTGCAACT CCTCCTCCTCAGCTCCCTACTCCTCGCAGCGGCGACCTCCGCCCTCACCGACCAGCTCAACATCTGCCAGGACGAGTTCTCCACCAAGGGGGGCTTCATCGTGCACCACACCAACTGCCGGGACTACGAGGACGATGCCGCCCTCGCCGGCGCCCATTTCGACGAGGATCACGACCTGTGGATCCGCAACGGCACCATCGAGGACATCGGTCAACTGCTCAACGGCAGCTTGTACAACATCAGCAAGTTGAGAATCTCCGATATGGCTGAACCCGGAAATAGCCCCATCGAGGTGTTCCCAATCGATTCGGGTAGGTTCTCGACGCTGGAGCTGACCAACGATGGGATCGCGGAGTTGCGCATCCCGGAGGCGGACTACCGGTTGACCCACCTGAACGTGGCCCGGAACAAACTGAAGGTGCTGGGGAACGTCAAAGAGTTGAAGGTGCTCAAGTCGTTGACGTTCGACGGGAACGAGCTGGAGCACGTCTCGATGGATGACTTCATGGAAATGCCGGAGCTGTTTTCGATTTCACTCGCTGGGAATCGGATTCGGACGATCACGGCCGAGCAGCAGATTATGATCGTGAAGTTGCGAGCGTTGGACATCTCGGACAACCAGCTGAGTCAGCTGGATGTGACGCAGTGGAAGTTTCCCCAACTGGTGAGCTTCTACATGCACGATAATCAGCTGAGCAAGATCGTGGGGCTGAGGGGCAAGTTTAAGAATGTTTGGGATATCTCCATGGGAGGCACGAATCGGTGGGATTGTGCGTGGTTCGATAAGGTGCTAGAGTATCTGAAGCAGGACAGGAAGTTTGCGATGAAAATGTTCGGGGATCCGCTGAACTGTGCGGAGGAGTCCAGGATGGAGGGATTCATCTGCTGTACGAATCCGGTGGATGATGGGGAGAATACGGTTTAG
- the LOC119765597 gene encoding leucine-rich repeat-containing protein let-4-like isoform X2 yields MLLLQLSLLLAAATSALTDQLNICQDEFSTKGGFIVHHTNCRDYEDDAALAGAHFDEDHDLWIRNGTIEDIGQLLNGSLYNISKLRISDMAEPGNSPIEVFPIDSGRFSTLELTNDGIAELRIPEADYRLTHLNVARNKLKVLGNVKELKVLKSLTFDGNELEHVSMDDFMEMPELFSISLAGNRIRTITAEQQIMIVKLRALDISDNQLSQLDVTQWKFPQLVSFYMHDNQLSKIVGLRGKFKNVWDISMGGTNRWDCAWFDKVLEYLKQDRKFAMKMFGDPLNCAEESRMEGFICCTNPVDDGENTV; encoded by the exons ATGCTCCTCTTGCAACT CTCCCTACTCCTCGCAGCGGCGACCTCCGCCCTCACCGACCAGCTCAACATCTGCCAGGACGAGTTCTCCACCAAGGGGGGCTTCATCGTGCACCACACCAACTGCCGGGACTACGAGGACGATGCCGCCCTCGCCGGCGCCCATTTCGACGAGGATCACGACCTGTGGATCCGCAACGGCACCATCGAGGACATCGGTCAACTGCTCAACGGCAGCTTGTACAACATCAGCAAGTTGAGAATCTCCGATATGGCTGAACCCGGAAATAGCCCCATCGAGGTGTTCCCAATCGATTCGGGTAGGTTCTCGACGCTGGAGCTGACCAACGATGGGATCGCGGAGTTGCGCATCCCGGAGGCGGACTACCGGTTGACCCACCTGAACGTGGCCCGGAACAAACTGAAGGTGCTGGGGAACGTCAAAGAGTTGAAGGTGCTCAAGTCGTTGACGTTCGACGGGAACGAGCTGGAGCACGTCTCGATGGATGACTTCATGGAAATGCCGGAGCTGTTTTCGATTTCACTCGCTGGGAATCGGATTCGGACGATCACGGCCGAGCAGCAGATTATGATCGTGAAGTTGCGAGCGTTGGACATCTCGGACAACCAGCTGAGTCAGCTGGATGTGACGCAGTGGAAGTTTCCCCAACTGGTGAGCTTCTACATGCACGATAATCAGCTGAGCAAGATCGTGGGGCTGAGGGGCAAGTTTAAGAATGTTTGGGATATCTCCATGGGAGGCACGAATCGGTGGGATTGTGCGTGGTTCGATAAGGTGCTAGAGTATCTGAAGCAGGACAGGAAGTTTGCGATGAAAATGTTCGGGGATCCGCTGAACTGTGCGGAGGAGTCCAGGATGGAGGGATTCATCTGCTGTACGAATCCGGTGGATGATGGGGAGAATACGGTTTAG